The genomic window GCGGCTGGCCGGCCAGGCCGGCATCACCCTGCGGTACGAGGAGGGCGGGCACGTGCCCGGCCGCCAGCAGGGCGAGCGCATCCGGCTGGTCGAGGCGCACCGGGCGGCGGCCGCCTTCTTCGTCGAGCAACTGGGCTCCGCCGAGGCCGAGATCGGGCGGAAGTTCCTCGCCGAGCGGGGCTTCGACCAGGCCGCGGCGGAGCATTTCGGGGTCGGCTACTCGCCCGCGGGATGGGACCACCTGGTGCGGTTCCTGCGCGGGAAGGGCTTCTCGGACAAGGAGATGATCACCGCTGGGCTCGCGCTGGAGAGCCGCCGCGGCGGTGCGATCGACCGCTTCCGCGGCCGGCTGATCTGGCCGATCAGGGACATCACCGGCGAGGTGATCGGCTTCGGCGCCCGCAAGCTGCGCGAGGACGACCAGGGGCCGAAGTATCTGAACACCTCGGAGACCCCGCTCTACCGCAAGTCCCAGGTCCTCTACGGCATCGACCTGGCCAAGAAGGAGATCGCCAGGACCGGCCGGGCGGTGGTCGTGGAGGGCTACACCGACGTGATGGCCTGCCATCTGGCCGGGGTCACCACGGCGATCGCGACCTGCGGCACCTCCTTCGGCGGCGACCACATCAAGATCCTGCGCCGCCTGCTGATGGACAACGCGGCCTCCGAGGTGGTCTTCACCTTCGACGGCGACGAGGCAGGACAGAAGGCCGCACTGCGGGCGTTCGAGGACGACCAGAAGTTCGCGGCGGAGACGTCGATCGCGGTCACCCCCGGCGGCATGGACCCGTGCGACCTGCGGCTCGCCGAGGGCGACGCGGCGGTGCAGCGGCTGATCGACGGGCGGACCCCGCTGTTCGCCTTCGCGCTGCGCTCGATCGTGTCGCGCTACAACCTCGACACCGACGAGGGCCGGGTCGCGGCGGTGGACGCCGCCGTCCCGGTGGTCGCGGCGATCAAGAACCAGGCGCTGCGAGACCGTTACGCGATCCGGCTGGTCGGTATGGCGGGCATCGGCAGCCAGGCCGAGGAGCAGTCGATGATCCGCCGGGTGCGCGCGATGGCCCGCGCCCGCGCGGCCGGCGGCGGCAGCACCACCGGCCGCCCCGACTACGCCAGGCGCCAGGACCCCAGGTCCGACCCCCGGGCGGAGCGCCGCCCGGCCGCCGCCCCCGGGCAGAACGCGCCGCCCGGGCCGCGCCTGGACCTGCGCAGCCCCGCCCACCGGGTGGAACGCGAGCTGCTGAAACTGGCGTTGCAGTATCCGGC from Streptomyces sp. NBC_01198 includes these protein-coding regions:
- the dnaG gene encoding DNA primase → MAGRIRDDDVKAVRDAVPIDAVVSEYLQLKNAGGGNLKGLCPFHDEKSPSFQVSPSKGLFHCFGCGEGGDTLAFVMKLDHLSFTEAVERLAGQAGITLRYEEGGHVPGRQQGERIRLVEAHRAAAAFFVEQLGSAEAEIGRKFLAERGFDQAAAEHFGVGYSPAGWDHLVRFLRGKGFSDKEMITAGLALESRRGGAIDRFRGRLIWPIRDITGEVIGFGARKLREDDQGPKYLNTSETPLYRKSQVLYGIDLAKKEIARTGRAVVVEGYTDVMACHLAGVTTAIATCGTSFGGDHIKILRRLLMDNAASEVVFTFDGDEAGQKAALRAFEDDQKFAAETSIAVTPGGMDPCDLRLAEGDAAVQRLIDGRTPLFAFALRSIVSRYNLDTDEGRVAAVDAAVPVVAAIKNQALRDRYAIRLVGMAGIGSQAEEQSMIRRVRAMARARAAGGGSTTGRPDYARRQDPRSDPRAERRPAAAPGQNAPPGPRLDLRSPAHRVERELLKLALQYPALVSPAFDAYGEDEFTGPPYAQVRRVIAEVGGVEQADAEFLVRVREAAPDDSVRMMVTELAVEPVMHKAPEFYAGEVLVRVRMLAVERRVAQVHATQARLNAQGVRPDAPELTAVNSELWALQQYGQRLREQGAAAL